One window of the Larus michahellis chromosome 24, bLarMic1.1, whole genome shotgun sequence genome contains the following:
- the ADAM15 gene encoding disintegrin and metalloproteinase domain-containing protein 15 isoform X6: MGLLLFLLAAGPLLATGANGSGAGDSWRRRRAELGHFWRVTPRVLRDDRTLSLAEATQGGFPARLRVLLELEGTRLMLELEQNWELVLGAGALLYYLPNGTRVAQEASEQEHCCYQGTVRGFPGSWASLCACDGLSGHLRLSETRSYGLEPDAGGPPGRHIAYRSREVRLAPRACGQGPLDPPQEETEETEPPWLQRGKRAAVEQQRFVELVMVVDHAAFQNYRDLQRVRIRTLEIANQVDTFFQPLGVRVALVAVEVWSEGDRFAVGGSARAALERFLRWRREELLPRLPHDNAQLLTGARFDDVSVGMSAQASMCSPTRSGGVSMDHSISVLVVASTVAHQLGHNLGMRHDSAGRFCDCSDLRQDRGCIMASPTGLTPGLSFSNCSRQDLERSLRQGRGWCLSNVPEPRRLAGSPSCGNGFVEPDEGCDCGLSVECTDPCCNSSSCQLMPGAECASGDACCQDCQLRRAGHPCREPLGECDLPEFCDGVSPRCPPDTFLQDGQPCAGGRALCFGGACATYEGQCQQLLGAGAGPVSSSCMASLNARGDERGHCGHFPNGSYVACAQRDAGCGMLQCQRSSTRGDRPEGSCQGTLLPGDEDVSDAAMVLPGTACGPGKVCLQHRCQNVSALGDQQCRSKCHGHGVCNNHGHCHCERGWAPPTCESPGVGGSQDSGPAGLERGGSALPTALLLSALLGLALALGLCCARRAGLHKRLCQLGKGTSCQYSAETRVRFLGPEAPDGWSGISQPEPRLGSQGPPERPRPPQWRQATELQVMHSSKPPAPAKPPPPQRPLPLDPPGPSLPHSETPPGHPYVTVIPSRPAPPPPPPAGAQREA; the protein is encoded by the exons ATggggctgctcctcttcctcctcgccgCGGGGCCGCTCCTCGCCACCGGGGCCAACGGGAGCGGCGCAG GTGACAGCTGGCGGCGGCGCCGTGCAGAACTGGGACACTTCTGGCGCGTGACCCCGCGGGTCCTGAGGGACGACCGGACACTCAGCCTGGCAGAGGCCACCCAG GGGGGGTTCCCCGCCCGGCTGCGGgtcctgctggagctggaggggaCGCGGCTGATGTTGGAGCTGGAGCAAAACTG GGAGCTGGTGCTGGGCGCCGGGGCGCTGCTCTACTACCTGCCCAACGGCACGCGGGTGGCGCAGGAGGCCAGCGAGCAG GAGCACTGCTGCTACCAGGGGACGGTGCGGGGCTTCCCCGGCTCCTGGGCCAGCCTCTGTGCATGCGATGGACTCAG cGGCCACCTCCGGCTGTCGGAGACCAGGAGCTACGGGCTGGAGCCGGACGCTGGCGGCCCCCCGGGGCGGCACATTGCGTACCGGTCACGGGAGGTCCGGCTGGCACCGCGGGCCTGCGGGCAGggccccctggaccccccccaggaggagacagaggagacGGAGCCCCCCTGGCTGCAGAGG GGCAAGCGGGCGGCGGTGGAGCAGCAGCGGTTCGTGGAGCTGGTGATGGTGGTGGACCACGCTGCG TTCCAGAATTACCGCGACCTGCAACGTGTCCGCATCCGGACCCTGGAAATCGCCAACCAGGTGGACACG ttctTCCAGCCGCTGGGAGTGCGGGTGGCCTTGGTGGCGGTGGAGGTCTGGAGCGAGGGCGACAGGTTTGCGGTGGGCGGCAGCGCCCGGGCTGCACTGGAGCGGTTCCTGCGCTGGCGCcgggaggagctgctgccccggCTGCCCCACGACAACGCTCAGCTCCTCAC GGGTGCTCGCTTTGACGACGTCTCGGTGGGGATGTCGGCTCAAGCCTCCATGTGTTCCCCCACGCGCTCCGGCGGGGTCAGCATG GACCACTCCATCAGCGTCCTCGTCGTCGCCTCCACCGTGGCCCATCAGCTGGGGCACAACCTGGGCATGCGCCACGACAGCGCCGGGCGCTTCTGCGACTGTAGCGACCTCCGGCAGGACCGCGGCTGCATCATGGCGTCGCCCACGGG GCTGACGCCGGGCTTGAGCTTCAGCAACTGCAGCCGGCAGGACCTGGAGCGCAGCCTGCGTCAGGGACGGGGCTGGTGCCTCTCCAACGTCCCCGAGCCCCGGCGCCTGGCCGGCAGCCCCAGCTGTGGGAATGGCTTCGTGGAGCCGGACGAGGGCTGCGACTGCGGCCTCAGCGTG GAGTGCACCGATCcctgctgcaacagcagcagctgccagctgaTGCCCGGGGCTGAGTGCGCCTCGGGGGACGCCTGCTGCCAGGACTGCCAG ctgcGCCGCGCTGGACACCCGTGCCGGGAGCCCCTGGGCGAGTGTGACCTGCCCGAGTTCTGCGACGGGGTCtcgccgcgctgcccgcccgaCACCTTCCTGCAGGACGGGCAGCCCTgcgccggcgggcgggcgctCTGCTTCGGCGGCGCCTGTGCCACCTACGAGGGAcagtgccagcagctgctgggggcag GCGCCGGCCCCGTCTCCAGCTCCTGCATGGCCTCCCTGAACGCAAGAGGGGATGAACGCGGGCACTGCGGGCACTTCCCCAATGGCTCCTACGTTGCCTGTGCCCAGCG GGACGCCGGCTGCGGGATGCTGCAGTGCCAGCGCAGCAGCACCCGGGGGGACAGACCAGAAGGGTCCTGCCAGGGGACCCTCCTGCCCGGGGACGAGGATGTGAGCGATGCGGCCATGGTGCTGCCCGGCACCGCCTGTGGGCCCGGGAAG GTGTGCCTCCAGCACCGGTGCCAGAACGTCTCGGCGCTGGGTGACCAGCAGTGCCGGAGCAAGTGCCACGGGCACGGG GTGTGCAACAACCATGGGCACTGCCACTGCGAGCGGGGCTGGGCCCCCCCGACCTGCGagagccccggggtggggggcagccagGACAGCGGTCCCGCCGGCCTGGAGCGAG GGGGGAGCGCCCTGCCCACCGCCCTGCTGCTGAgcgcgctgctggggctggccctggccctggggctctgctgcGCCCGCCGCGCCGGACTGCACAAGCGCCTCTGCCAGCTCGGCAAAGGGACCTCCTGCCAGTACAG CGCTGAGACCCGGGTCCGATTCCTGGGTCCAGAAGCCCCAGACGGCTGGAGCGG GATCTCGCAGCCAGAGCCCCGGTTGGGCAGCCAGGGCCCCCCTGAGCGCCCCCGGCCCCCACAGTGGCGACAGGCCACGGAGCTGCAGGTCATGCACAGCAGCAAG cccccagctccagccaagcCCCCCCCACCACAGCGGCCGCTGCCATTGGACCCCCCGGGGCCTTCGCTCCCCCACAGCGAGACCCCCCCCGGTCACCCCTACGTCACGGTGATACCCtccag gccggccccgccgccgccgccgcccgccggtgCCCAGCGGGAGGCCTGA
- the ADAM15 gene encoding disintegrin and metalloproteinase domain-containing protein 15 isoform X3, translating into MGLLLFLLAAGPLLATGANGSGAGDSWRRRRAELGHFWRVTPRVLRDDRTLSLAEATQGGFPARLRVLLELEGTRLMLELEQNWELVLGAGALLYYLPNGTRVAQEASEQEHCCYQGTVRGFPGSWASLCACDGLSGHLRLSETRSYGLEPDAGGPPGRHIAYRSREVRLAPRACGQGPLDPPQEETEETEPPWLQRGKRAAVEQQRFVELVMVVDHAAFQNYRDLQRVRIRTLEIANQVDTFFQPLGVRVALVAVEVWSEGDRFAVGGSARAALERFLRWRREELLPRLPHDNAQLLTGARFDDVSVGMSAQASMCSPTRSGGVSMDHSISVLVVASTVAHQLGHNLGMRHDSAGRFCDCSDLRQDRGCIMASPTGLTPGLSFSNCSRQDLERSLRQGRGWCLSNVPEPRRLAGSPSCGNGFVEPDEGCDCGLSVECTDPCCNSSSCQLMPGAECASGDACCQDCQLRRAGHPCREPLGECDLPEFCDGVSPRCPPDTFLQDGQPCAGGRALCFGGACATYEGQCQQLLGAGAGPVSSSCMASLNARGDERGHCGHFPNGSYVACAQRDAGCGMLQCQRSSTRGDRPEGSCQGTLLPGDEDVSDAAMVLPGTACGPGKVCLQHRCQNVSALGDQQCRSKCHGHGVCNNHGHCHCERGWAPPTCESPGVGGSQDSGPAGLERGGSALPTALLLSALLGLALALGLCCARRAGLHKRLCQLGKGTSCQYSAETRVRFLGPEAPDGWSGISQPEPRLGSQGPPERPRPPQWRQATELQVMHSSKAPPSDRPPPPTRPLPADPVVPGTQPPAPAKPPPPQRPLPLDPPGPSLPHSETPPGHPYVTVIPSRPAPPPPPPAGAQREA; encoded by the exons ATggggctgctcctcttcctcctcgccgCGGGGCCGCTCCTCGCCACCGGGGCCAACGGGAGCGGCGCAG GTGACAGCTGGCGGCGGCGCCGTGCAGAACTGGGACACTTCTGGCGCGTGACCCCGCGGGTCCTGAGGGACGACCGGACACTCAGCCTGGCAGAGGCCACCCAG GGGGGGTTCCCCGCCCGGCTGCGGgtcctgctggagctggaggggaCGCGGCTGATGTTGGAGCTGGAGCAAAACTG GGAGCTGGTGCTGGGCGCCGGGGCGCTGCTCTACTACCTGCCCAACGGCACGCGGGTGGCGCAGGAGGCCAGCGAGCAG GAGCACTGCTGCTACCAGGGGACGGTGCGGGGCTTCCCCGGCTCCTGGGCCAGCCTCTGTGCATGCGATGGACTCAG cGGCCACCTCCGGCTGTCGGAGACCAGGAGCTACGGGCTGGAGCCGGACGCTGGCGGCCCCCCGGGGCGGCACATTGCGTACCGGTCACGGGAGGTCCGGCTGGCACCGCGGGCCTGCGGGCAGggccccctggaccccccccaggaggagacagaggagacGGAGCCCCCCTGGCTGCAGAGG GGCAAGCGGGCGGCGGTGGAGCAGCAGCGGTTCGTGGAGCTGGTGATGGTGGTGGACCACGCTGCG TTCCAGAATTACCGCGACCTGCAACGTGTCCGCATCCGGACCCTGGAAATCGCCAACCAGGTGGACACG ttctTCCAGCCGCTGGGAGTGCGGGTGGCCTTGGTGGCGGTGGAGGTCTGGAGCGAGGGCGACAGGTTTGCGGTGGGCGGCAGCGCCCGGGCTGCACTGGAGCGGTTCCTGCGCTGGCGCcgggaggagctgctgccccggCTGCCCCACGACAACGCTCAGCTCCTCAC GGGTGCTCGCTTTGACGACGTCTCGGTGGGGATGTCGGCTCAAGCCTCCATGTGTTCCCCCACGCGCTCCGGCGGGGTCAGCATG GACCACTCCATCAGCGTCCTCGTCGTCGCCTCCACCGTGGCCCATCAGCTGGGGCACAACCTGGGCATGCGCCACGACAGCGCCGGGCGCTTCTGCGACTGTAGCGACCTCCGGCAGGACCGCGGCTGCATCATGGCGTCGCCCACGGG GCTGACGCCGGGCTTGAGCTTCAGCAACTGCAGCCGGCAGGACCTGGAGCGCAGCCTGCGTCAGGGACGGGGCTGGTGCCTCTCCAACGTCCCCGAGCCCCGGCGCCTGGCCGGCAGCCCCAGCTGTGGGAATGGCTTCGTGGAGCCGGACGAGGGCTGCGACTGCGGCCTCAGCGTG GAGTGCACCGATCcctgctgcaacagcagcagctgccagctgaTGCCCGGGGCTGAGTGCGCCTCGGGGGACGCCTGCTGCCAGGACTGCCAG ctgcGCCGCGCTGGACACCCGTGCCGGGAGCCCCTGGGCGAGTGTGACCTGCCCGAGTTCTGCGACGGGGTCtcgccgcgctgcccgcccgaCACCTTCCTGCAGGACGGGCAGCCCTgcgccggcgggcgggcgctCTGCTTCGGCGGCGCCTGTGCCACCTACGAGGGAcagtgccagcagctgctgggggcag GCGCCGGCCCCGTCTCCAGCTCCTGCATGGCCTCCCTGAACGCAAGAGGGGATGAACGCGGGCACTGCGGGCACTTCCCCAATGGCTCCTACGTTGCCTGTGCCCAGCG GGACGCCGGCTGCGGGATGCTGCAGTGCCAGCGCAGCAGCACCCGGGGGGACAGACCAGAAGGGTCCTGCCAGGGGACCCTCCTGCCCGGGGACGAGGATGTGAGCGATGCGGCCATGGTGCTGCCCGGCACCGCCTGTGGGCCCGGGAAG GTGTGCCTCCAGCACCGGTGCCAGAACGTCTCGGCGCTGGGTGACCAGCAGTGCCGGAGCAAGTGCCACGGGCACGGG GTGTGCAACAACCATGGGCACTGCCACTGCGAGCGGGGCTGGGCCCCCCCGACCTGCGagagccccggggtggggggcagccagGACAGCGGTCCCGCCGGCCTGGAGCGAG GGGGGAGCGCCCTGCCCACCGCCCTGCTGCTGAgcgcgctgctggggctggccctggccctggggctctgctgcGCCCGCCGCGCCGGACTGCACAAGCGCCTCTGCCAGCTCGGCAAAGGGACCTCCTGCCAGTACAG CGCTGAGACCCGGGTCCGATTCCTGGGTCCAGAAGCCCCAGACGGCTGGAGCGG GATCTCGCAGCCAGAGCCCCGGTTGGGCAGCCAGGGCCCCCCTGAGCGCCCCCGGCCCCCACAGTGGCGACAGGCCACGGAGCTGCAGGTCATGCACAGCAGCAAG GCCCCCCCCTCGGACAGGCCGCCCCCCCCCACACGCCCGCTGCCCGCAGACCCCGTGGTGCCCGGCACGCAG cccccagctccagccaagcCCCCCCCACCACAGCGGCCGCTGCCATTGGACCCCCCGGGGCCTTCGCTCCCCCACAGCGAGACCCCCCCCGGTCACCCCTACGTCACGGTGATACCCtccag gccggccccgccgccgccgccgcccgccggtgCCCAGCGGGAGGCCTGA
- the ADAM15 gene encoding disintegrin and metalloproteinase domain-containing protein 15 isoform X4, whose product MGLLLFLLAAGPLLATGANGSGAGDSWRRRRAELGHFWRVTPRVLRDDRTLSLAEATQGGFPARLRVLLELEGTRLMLELEQNWELVLGAGALLYYLPNGTRVAQEASEQEHCCYQGTVRGFPGSWASLCACDGLSGHLRLSETRSYGLEPDAGGPPGRHIAYRSREVRLAPRACGQGPLDPPQEETEETEPPWLQRGKRAAVEQQRFVELVMVVDHAAFQNYRDLQRVRIRTLEIANQVDTFFQPLGVRVALVAVEVWSEGDRFAVGGSARAALERFLRWRREELLPRLPHDNAQLLTGARFDDVSVGMSAQASMCSPTRSGGVSMDHSISVLVVASTVAHQLGHNLGMRHDSAGRFCDCSDLRQDRGCIMASPTGLTPGLSFSNCSRQDLERSLRQGRGWCLSNVPEPRRLAGSPSCGNGFVEPDEGCDCGLSVECTDPCCNSSSCQLMPGAECASGDACCQDCQLRRAGHPCREPLGECDLPEFCDGVSPRCPPDTFLQDGQPCAGGRALCFGGACATYEGQCQQLLGAGAGPVSSSCMASLNARGDERGHCGHFPNGSYVACAQRDAGCGMLQCQRSSTRGDRPEGSCQGTLLPGDEDVSDAAMVLPGTACGPGKVCLQHRCQNVSALGDQQCRSKCHGHGVCNNHGHCHCERGWAPPTCESPGVGGSQDSGPAGLERGGSALPTALLLSALLGLALALGLCCARRAGLHKRLCQLGKGTSCQYSAETRVRFLGPEAPDGWSGISQPEPRLGSQGPPERPRPPQWRQATELQVMHSSKPAALGSARPDPPSRPLPPDPPPKPPAPAKPPPPQRPLPLDPPGPSLPHSETPPGHPYVTVIPSRPAPPPPPPAGAQREA is encoded by the exons ATggggctgctcctcttcctcctcgccgCGGGGCCGCTCCTCGCCACCGGGGCCAACGGGAGCGGCGCAG GTGACAGCTGGCGGCGGCGCCGTGCAGAACTGGGACACTTCTGGCGCGTGACCCCGCGGGTCCTGAGGGACGACCGGACACTCAGCCTGGCAGAGGCCACCCAG GGGGGGTTCCCCGCCCGGCTGCGGgtcctgctggagctggaggggaCGCGGCTGATGTTGGAGCTGGAGCAAAACTG GGAGCTGGTGCTGGGCGCCGGGGCGCTGCTCTACTACCTGCCCAACGGCACGCGGGTGGCGCAGGAGGCCAGCGAGCAG GAGCACTGCTGCTACCAGGGGACGGTGCGGGGCTTCCCCGGCTCCTGGGCCAGCCTCTGTGCATGCGATGGACTCAG cGGCCACCTCCGGCTGTCGGAGACCAGGAGCTACGGGCTGGAGCCGGACGCTGGCGGCCCCCCGGGGCGGCACATTGCGTACCGGTCACGGGAGGTCCGGCTGGCACCGCGGGCCTGCGGGCAGggccccctggaccccccccaggaggagacagaggagacGGAGCCCCCCTGGCTGCAGAGG GGCAAGCGGGCGGCGGTGGAGCAGCAGCGGTTCGTGGAGCTGGTGATGGTGGTGGACCACGCTGCG TTCCAGAATTACCGCGACCTGCAACGTGTCCGCATCCGGACCCTGGAAATCGCCAACCAGGTGGACACG ttctTCCAGCCGCTGGGAGTGCGGGTGGCCTTGGTGGCGGTGGAGGTCTGGAGCGAGGGCGACAGGTTTGCGGTGGGCGGCAGCGCCCGGGCTGCACTGGAGCGGTTCCTGCGCTGGCGCcgggaggagctgctgccccggCTGCCCCACGACAACGCTCAGCTCCTCAC GGGTGCTCGCTTTGACGACGTCTCGGTGGGGATGTCGGCTCAAGCCTCCATGTGTTCCCCCACGCGCTCCGGCGGGGTCAGCATG GACCACTCCATCAGCGTCCTCGTCGTCGCCTCCACCGTGGCCCATCAGCTGGGGCACAACCTGGGCATGCGCCACGACAGCGCCGGGCGCTTCTGCGACTGTAGCGACCTCCGGCAGGACCGCGGCTGCATCATGGCGTCGCCCACGGG GCTGACGCCGGGCTTGAGCTTCAGCAACTGCAGCCGGCAGGACCTGGAGCGCAGCCTGCGTCAGGGACGGGGCTGGTGCCTCTCCAACGTCCCCGAGCCCCGGCGCCTGGCCGGCAGCCCCAGCTGTGGGAATGGCTTCGTGGAGCCGGACGAGGGCTGCGACTGCGGCCTCAGCGTG GAGTGCACCGATCcctgctgcaacagcagcagctgccagctgaTGCCCGGGGCTGAGTGCGCCTCGGGGGACGCCTGCTGCCAGGACTGCCAG ctgcGCCGCGCTGGACACCCGTGCCGGGAGCCCCTGGGCGAGTGTGACCTGCCCGAGTTCTGCGACGGGGTCtcgccgcgctgcccgcccgaCACCTTCCTGCAGGACGGGCAGCCCTgcgccggcgggcgggcgctCTGCTTCGGCGGCGCCTGTGCCACCTACGAGGGAcagtgccagcagctgctgggggcag GCGCCGGCCCCGTCTCCAGCTCCTGCATGGCCTCCCTGAACGCAAGAGGGGATGAACGCGGGCACTGCGGGCACTTCCCCAATGGCTCCTACGTTGCCTGTGCCCAGCG GGACGCCGGCTGCGGGATGCTGCAGTGCCAGCGCAGCAGCACCCGGGGGGACAGACCAGAAGGGTCCTGCCAGGGGACCCTCCTGCCCGGGGACGAGGATGTGAGCGATGCGGCCATGGTGCTGCCCGGCACCGCCTGTGGGCCCGGGAAG GTGTGCCTCCAGCACCGGTGCCAGAACGTCTCGGCGCTGGGTGACCAGCAGTGCCGGAGCAAGTGCCACGGGCACGGG GTGTGCAACAACCATGGGCACTGCCACTGCGAGCGGGGCTGGGCCCCCCCGACCTGCGagagccccggggtggggggcagccagGACAGCGGTCCCGCCGGCCTGGAGCGAG GGGGGAGCGCCCTGCCCACCGCCCTGCTGCTGAgcgcgctgctggggctggccctggccctggggctctgctgcGCCCGCCGCGCCGGACTGCACAAGCGCCTCTGCCAGCTCGGCAAAGGGACCTCCTGCCAGTACAG CGCTGAGACCCGGGTCCGATTCCTGGGTCCAGAAGCCCCAGACGGCTGGAGCGG GATCTCGCAGCCAGAGCCCCGGTTGGGCAGCCAGGGCCCCCCTGAGCGCCCCCGGCCCCCACAGTGGCGACAGGCCACGGAGCTGCAGGTCATGCACAGCAGCAAG CCGGCTGccctcggctcggcccggcccgatCCACCCTCCCGGCCTCTCCCGCCGGACCCTCCGCCCAAG cccccagctccagccaagcCCCCCCCACCACAGCGGCCGCTGCCATTGGACCCCCCGGGGCCTTCGCTCCCCCACAGCGAGACCCCCCCCGGTCACCCCTACGTCACGGTGATACCCtccag gccggccccgccgccgccgccgcccgccggtgCCCAGCGGGAGGCCTGA
- the ADAM15 gene encoding disintegrin and metalloproteinase domain-containing protein 15 isoform X2, with translation MGLLLFLLAAGPLLATGANGSGAGDSWRRRRAELGHFWRVTPRVLRDDRTLSLAEATQGGFPARLRVLLELEGTRLMLELEQNWELVLGAGALLYYLPNGTRVAQEASEQEHCCYQGTVRGFPGSWASLCACDGLSGHLRLSETRSYGLEPDAGGPPGRHIAYRSREVRLAPRACGQGPLDPPQEETEETEPPWLQRGKRAAVEQQRFVELVMVVDHAAFQNYRDLQRVRIRTLEIANQVDTFFQPLGVRVALVAVEVWSEGDRFAVGGSARAALERFLRWRREELLPRLPHDNAQLLTGARFDDVSVGMSAQASMCSPTRSGGVSMDHSISVLVVASTVAHQLGHNLGMRHDSAGRFCDCSDLRQDRGCIMASPTGLTPGLSFSNCSRQDLERSLRQGRGWCLSNVPEPRRLAGSPSCGNGFVEPDEGCDCGLSVECTDPCCNSSSCQLMPGAECASGDACCQDCQLRRAGHPCREPLGECDLPEFCDGVSPRCPPDTFLQDGQPCAGGRALCFGGACATYEGQCQQLLGAGAGPVSSSCMASLNARGDERGHCGHFPNGSYVACAQRDAGCGMLQCQRSSTRGDRPEGSCQGTLLPGDEDVSDAAMVLPGTACGPGKVCLQHRCQNVSALGDQQCRSKCHGHGVCNNHGHCHCERGWAPPTCESPGVGGSQDSGPAGLERGGSALPTALLLSALLGLALALGLCCARRAGLHKRLCQLGKGTSCQYRISQPEPRLGSQGPPERPRPPQWRQATELQVMHSSKPAALGSARPDPPSRPLPPDPPPKAPPSDRPPPPTRPLPADPVVPGTQPPAPAKPPPPQRPLPLDPPGPSLPHSETPPGHPYVTVIPSRPAPPPPPPAGAQREA, from the exons ATggggctgctcctcttcctcctcgccgCGGGGCCGCTCCTCGCCACCGGGGCCAACGGGAGCGGCGCAG GTGACAGCTGGCGGCGGCGCCGTGCAGAACTGGGACACTTCTGGCGCGTGACCCCGCGGGTCCTGAGGGACGACCGGACACTCAGCCTGGCAGAGGCCACCCAG GGGGGGTTCCCCGCCCGGCTGCGGgtcctgctggagctggaggggaCGCGGCTGATGTTGGAGCTGGAGCAAAACTG GGAGCTGGTGCTGGGCGCCGGGGCGCTGCTCTACTACCTGCCCAACGGCACGCGGGTGGCGCAGGAGGCCAGCGAGCAG GAGCACTGCTGCTACCAGGGGACGGTGCGGGGCTTCCCCGGCTCCTGGGCCAGCCTCTGTGCATGCGATGGACTCAG cGGCCACCTCCGGCTGTCGGAGACCAGGAGCTACGGGCTGGAGCCGGACGCTGGCGGCCCCCCGGGGCGGCACATTGCGTACCGGTCACGGGAGGTCCGGCTGGCACCGCGGGCCTGCGGGCAGggccccctggaccccccccaggaggagacagaggagacGGAGCCCCCCTGGCTGCAGAGG GGCAAGCGGGCGGCGGTGGAGCAGCAGCGGTTCGTGGAGCTGGTGATGGTGGTGGACCACGCTGCG TTCCAGAATTACCGCGACCTGCAACGTGTCCGCATCCGGACCCTGGAAATCGCCAACCAGGTGGACACG ttctTCCAGCCGCTGGGAGTGCGGGTGGCCTTGGTGGCGGTGGAGGTCTGGAGCGAGGGCGACAGGTTTGCGGTGGGCGGCAGCGCCCGGGCTGCACTGGAGCGGTTCCTGCGCTGGCGCcgggaggagctgctgccccggCTGCCCCACGACAACGCTCAGCTCCTCAC GGGTGCTCGCTTTGACGACGTCTCGGTGGGGATGTCGGCTCAAGCCTCCATGTGTTCCCCCACGCGCTCCGGCGGGGTCAGCATG GACCACTCCATCAGCGTCCTCGTCGTCGCCTCCACCGTGGCCCATCAGCTGGGGCACAACCTGGGCATGCGCCACGACAGCGCCGGGCGCTTCTGCGACTGTAGCGACCTCCGGCAGGACCGCGGCTGCATCATGGCGTCGCCCACGGG GCTGACGCCGGGCTTGAGCTTCAGCAACTGCAGCCGGCAGGACCTGGAGCGCAGCCTGCGTCAGGGACGGGGCTGGTGCCTCTCCAACGTCCCCGAGCCCCGGCGCCTGGCCGGCAGCCCCAGCTGTGGGAATGGCTTCGTGGAGCCGGACGAGGGCTGCGACTGCGGCCTCAGCGTG GAGTGCACCGATCcctgctgcaacagcagcagctgccagctgaTGCCCGGGGCTGAGTGCGCCTCGGGGGACGCCTGCTGCCAGGACTGCCAG ctgcGCCGCGCTGGACACCCGTGCCGGGAGCCCCTGGGCGAGTGTGACCTGCCCGAGTTCTGCGACGGGGTCtcgccgcgctgcccgcccgaCACCTTCCTGCAGGACGGGCAGCCCTgcgccggcgggcgggcgctCTGCTTCGGCGGCGCCTGTGCCACCTACGAGGGAcagtgccagcagctgctgggggcag GCGCCGGCCCCGTCTCCAGCTCCTGCATGGCCTCCCTGAACGCAAGAGGGGATGAACGCGGGCACTGCGGGCACTTCCCCAATGGCTCCTACGTTGCCTGTGCCCAGCG GGACGCCGGCTGCGGGATGCTGCAGTGCCAGCGCAGCAGCACCCGGGGGGACAGACCAGAAGGGTCCTGCCAGGGGACCCTCCTGCCCGGGGACGAGGATGTGAGCGATGCGGCCATGGTGCTGCCCGGCACCGCCTGTGGGCCCGGGAAG GTGTGCCTCCAGCACCGGTGCCAGAACGTCTCGGCGCTGGGTGACCAGCAGTGCCGGAGCAAGTGCCACGGGCACGGG GTGTGCAACAACCATGGGCACTGCCACTGCGAGCGGGGCTGGGCCCCCCCGACCTGCGagagccccggggtggggggcagccagGACAGCGGTCCCGCCGGCCTGGAGCGAG GGGGGAGCGCCCTGCCCACCGCCCTGCTGCTGAgcgcgctgctggggctggccctggccctggggctctgctgcGCCCGCCGCGCCGGACTGCACAAGCGCCTCTGCCAGCTCGGCAAAGGGACCTCCTGCCAGTACAG GATCTCGCAGCCAGAGCCCCGGTTGGGCAGCCAGGGCCCCCCTGAGCGCCCCCGGCCCCCACAGTGGCGACAGGCCACGGAGCTGCAGGTCATGCACAGCAGCAAG CCGGCTGccctcggctcggcccggcccgatCCACCCTCCCGGCCTCTCCCGCCGGACCCTCCGCCCAAG GCCCCCCCCTCGGACAGGCCGCCCCCCCCCACACGCCCGCTGCCCGCAGACCCCGTGGTGCCCGGCACGCAG cccccagctccagccaagcCCCCCCCACCACAGCGGCCGCTGCCATTGGACCCCCCGGGGCCTTCGCTCCCCCACAGCGAGACCCCCCCCGGTCACCCCTACGTCACGGTGATACCCtccag gccggccccgccgccgccgccgcccgccggtgCCCAGCGGGAGGCCTGA